From the Perca flavescens isolate YP-PL-M2 chromosome 21, PFLA_1.0, whole genome shotgun sequence genome, one window contains:
- the LOC114547713 gene encoding protein NYNRIN-like codes for MTFLGQGKPCLLRGLRQLFPYQPLTKKQMMSFLGMCSYCRVFIPNYAELVQPLGDVIHGKGLTAHNLITWTVEAEQAFVDLKKAFQSPPTLGLPNPNLNFTQTVDECVGCMTSVFLQPHGDRLRPVAYFSAKLDPVAAGLPICLRAVAASERALAASRDIVGYAPLTLLVPHAVSLILLEQKASHLSAAQYLHYHTVLLDMPNVTVKRCTVLNPASLMSTSEEGEPHDCLAELLQTCTPLPDLSDTPFENPDLILYVDRTASRCPQTGQGQVGFAVVSDTETMIAKSLPNHLSAQAAELIALTEACKLADGSSVTIFTDSRYAFGVVHDFGALWKHRQFLKSDDNRFQQVCLNQLRDHCISSGQKLQEEELAVQQWEGPFQILLVTHTAVKVAERSTWVHATHCKQVPDPGEVPGSLTPATSDEQVPC; via the exons ATGACATTTCTGGGTCAGGGAAAACCTTGTCTCCTTCGCGGATTGAGGCAATTGTTTCCCTACCAACcgttgacaaaaaaacaaatgatgtcATTTTTAGGAATGTGTTCCTACTGTCGTGTTTTCATCCCAAATTACGCGGAACTTGTTCAACCTTTAGGGGACGTGATACACGGTAAGGGGCTGACTGCACACAATTTGATAACCTGGACTGTTGAGGCTGAGCAGGCCTTTGTAGATCTTAAAAAGGCCTTTCAAAGTCCTCCAACCTTAGGTTTGCCTAACCCAAATCTTAATTTCACTCAGACAGTGGATGAATGCGTAGGATGCATGACGTCTGTTTTCCTGCAGCCGCATGGAGACAGGTTAAGACCAGTGGCCTATTTCTCTGCAAAACTCGATCCAGTTGCAGCAGGCCTTCCGATTTGTCTCAGGGCTGTAGCAGCATCTGAAAGGGCCTTGGCGGCATCACGTGACATAGTAGGATATGCTCCACTCACACTGCTAGTCCCACATGCTGTCTCTTTGATCCTACTTGAACAAAAGGCTTCACATTTATCTGCAGCACAATACCTACATTATCACACAGTACTTCTTGACATGCCTAACGTAACAGTTAAACGTTGTACTGTGCTTAACCCTGCTTCTCTTATGTCTACATCAGAGGAGGGAGAACCGCATGACTGTTTGGCAGAGCTGTTGCAAACATGCACACCTCTCCCAGATCTTTCGGATACTCCCTTCGAGAATCCAGACCTCATTTTGTATGTAGATAGGACAGCCTCGCGCTGCCCACAAACAGGACAGGGACAGGTAGGCTTTGCTGTAGTTTCTGACACTGAAACTATGATTGCTAAATCTCTCCCAAACCATTTGTCTGCACAGGCTGCTGAGCTCATTGCCCTCACGGAAGCATGTAAGTTGGCTGATGGCTCATCTGTTACCATCTTCACGGATTCAAGGTATGCTTTTGGAGTGGTGCACGACTTTGGTGCACTGTGGAAACACCGACAATTTCTGAAATCTGACG ATAACAGGTTTCAGCAGGTCTGCCTAAACCAGCTGAGGGACCACTGCATAAGCTCCGGTCAAAAGCTTCAGGAGGAAGAACTGGCAGTCCAGCAATGGGAAGGACCCTTCCAGATCCTCCTGGTCACTCACACAGCAGTCAAGGTCGCAGAACGATCCACGTGGGTGCACGCAACACACTGCAAACAGGTTCCGGACCCAGGAGAGGTGCCAGGTTCGCTAACACCTGCAACAAGTGACGAGCAGGTTCCCTGCTGA